Proteins encoded in a region of the Tribolium castaneum strain GA2 chromosome 7, icTriCast1.1, whole genome shotgun sequence genome:
- the LOC656161 gene encoding B1 protein: MKIVLCLLALATVALAKKCFLAEDTDKLEVMINECKTKTGVPDDILQKARNGEKIDDPKLREHALCMMKKSEMMNDAGEMQMDKIRARIKHAVSNEAEGTRIMNECAVKKDTPLATAYEMICCLIRNKNSVDE, from the exons atgaaaattgttttgtgcCTTCTTGCCCTCGCCACGGTCGCACTTGCCAAAAAG TGCTTCTTGGCTGAGGACACCGATAAGCTCGAGGTGATGATCAACGAGTGCAAGACTAAAACTGGAGTCCCTGATGATATCCTCCAAAAGGCGCGAAACGGTGAAAAAATCGATGATCCCAAATTGAGAGAGCACGCTTTGTGCATGATGAAGAAATCTGAGATGATGAACGATGCTGGAGAGATGCAAATGGACAAGATTAGGGCCAGGATCAAGCATGCTGTGAGCAATGAAGCTGAAGGGACCAGGATTATGAACGAATGTGCTGTGAAGAAGGACACACCTCTGGCGACCGCCTACGAAATGATTTGTTGTCTCATCCGCAACAAAAATTCGGTCGATGagtga
- the LOC656243 gene encoding B1 protein, with the protein MKVFVCLAVFALVAAAQAETAKEKLRKYSDECKSVSGVSEELLNKVRNHEDVHDPKLDEHGFCILKKAGFMNEAGDILADTIKTKLKENSEHPDTVDALVEKCNEKKDTPQHTASHLFTCLVDKKVHSH; encoded by the exons ATGAAAGTCTTTGTGTGTCTCGCCGTGTTTGCTTTAGTGGCTGCGGCTCAA GCCGAAACAGCTAAGGAAAAGCTGAGGAAATACAGCGACGAGTGCAAGTCGGTGTCGGGCGTCTCCGAGGAGCTTTTGAACAAAGTGAGGAACCATGAGGATGTTCATGACCCCAAGTTGGACGAACATGGGTtctgtattttgaaaaaagccgGGTTTATGAATGAGGCTGGTGATATTTTGGCCGATACGATCAAGACCAAGTTGAAGGAAAACAGCGAACATCCTGATACTGTGGATGCTCTTGTTGAGAAATGTAACGAGAAGAAGGACACTCCACAACACACAGCCTCTCACTTGTTCACCTGCTTAGTCGACAAGAAAGTTCACTCCCATTAG
- the LOC103314462 gene encoding uncharacterized protein LOC103314462, translated as MKIVLICVLIGLVVAKQQKQDTLDEEKEKMKKWTQECIQESGVTSEILQQLRNQKRVEDPKLKEYTFCTFKKNGFMNEDGKLQYDVIKSTLMKVSGSEEEANKVVKDCVVEKSTPQDTAFETVDCWYRYKKN; from the exons atgaaaattgtgCTTATCTGTGTCTTAATCGGTCTTGTTGTTGcaaaacagcaaaaacaa GACACTTTGGATGAAGAAAAGGAGAAGATGAAGAAATGGACACAGGAGTGCATCCAAGAAAGCGGCGTCACGAGTGAAATTCTTCAACAGTTGAGGAATCAGAAGAGAGTTGAAGACCCGAAATTAAAAGAGTACACATTTTGTACTTTCAAGAAGAACGGTTTTATGAACGAAGATGGGAAATTGCAATACGATGTCATCAAGTCAACTTTGATGAAAGTCAGTGGAAGCGAAGAGGAGGCTAATAAAGTGGTCAAGGACTGCGTTGTGGAAAAGAGCACTCCACAGGACACGGCTTTTGAAACTGTAGATTGTTGGTATCGGTACAAgaagaattaa